gcccggcggccggaggccccgggctcccctctgtctctcttgtcccaacaagtagagttgcaccatgctgagctaacattgcatcatgctacaatttcatcacattacacatacaatcattcacatacagcacattcgtaacaatatatataactAAATCCAGCTGCTGTTACTTCTTGAGGCTTCGCTGGTAGGGGGGGCAAACTGAGGCTTGGGGGGGGGGCAACTTGAGTCTTGGGGGGGGCAACTGCCCCCCAAGAcccccaaatgacgcccctgcccccccccctccccctttattttacagcaaaggctcagcacaagggcacaagaaaaggaaacaataaaaaagcccgctactcgctgttcttAATACTACAACGATTACGGAGactccttatttctctcctttattgtgtattttacCACGGCCAGTCAGCTGATAAGGGCAATAGCAAagcctatatttcctcctgctacTGTTCTTTATTTCGATACTGCAACCTTGAACTATGATTTTTTTATGCAGCTGTACTACAACCATATCTACAAGTAGCATTGCCTTGTACTACCGTTACCTTCTACAACTTCCCTATGCAGCtgttaattactactactactactactactactacaactccttaTGCAGCTGTTACTCCAACTACtgcaacccctctcacaactattgcttaaatgactctcataagcaggtctgggtgcgagagggattaggggtcttagtgagctctgatctccgtccaagggcacaatgcattcaagctagaaatcgagcaaatagggtactgggatttatttcaaggagcgtaagcaacagaagccccgaagtcttcctcaaactatatttagcattagttagacctcatcttgactatgcggttcagttctggtcaccctactatagaatggatatcaaaatgttagaatcggtgcagaggaggatgactaagatgattcaggggttgagaaacttgccatacgaggaaagactcaaacagttaaacttgcattctctagaaaggcgaagggtgcgtggagacatgatcgaggtttataaatggatgaagggctttaataagggagacattcataaggttttgttggtaagagaaccgggtaggacacgaagtaacgggtttaaactggataaattcagattcaacagggacataggcagaaattggtttactaacagggtggtggatgagtggaataggcttagcagtcatgtggtgagtgccaatacaattgtcacattaaaaaatagactagataaattcatggacagcgatattaggtggggttagatacacgggagcttagggtcaaaggagctgcctcgtacaggcctaccggcctcttgtagactcctgcgttcttatgttcttataagccTACCGGAGCgccatatgtaaaaagaaaaaaaaaatgtattcgtgcacattcggcgaaggaccgcgaatttttcatgcaacatgaaactctCGTGTCGGTAGTGACatactgtcaaaagtcgcgcggtggaccCAGACGTGTCCCCGAAAGGCcgagaacaggcaagaaagatgccgaacttgtacacgacacaggatgacttgcatattcgtgcacattcgtgaaccaaaattcggcagtgtatttctAGCACAATGAAGGACGTTAATTCGTGACGACTggcggctcagaaatattggctaacgcTGCCGCCATCATAAGATTTGTAAtttcattttgcaatcacaagcacaacaacaacaacttctgggcatggttacgtttcactgGCACAAATTTGGGTGCCAGCACAGCACGCACGCACCCCTGCTGCCTCCCTCTTGGGGTGATTGACACAATTAGGGTCGTCACCCTAAAATTAGAAAAAATGTGGAATAATGCAACATCTCgatcactctccaatacggaacggATCCATACTTTAAGGTGGCAACTCTTCAAATTTCTCGAGCTGCCATGACTGCCAGCCGCTGCCCGCTGTTGGTAAGgccaggaggaaaagggagagacgcTGCGTGGAGTTTGTTACAAATATTTTAGGAGaaccttgacaaattttacggactgGTCTTGTGactaaccgaaaaatgcgctcactacaattttaagatactgaattttatctgcttgaccactCATGACGCCAAATACTGAACAAATGGAATTCCGCATTGGTTCAATAGGGAATGCTACATTTCACTCTCGAATACagaacgattccgtattttaaggaatggGTGGCAACCCTAGATACAGCGGAAAGTCTCGGCCTAAGTATTGTAGCCCATATACCCCGGAACCCATGGAGAGTGCTATTAAGATGTTTACGGCCAAATTATCCTTTGAAATTCCTGGGTAGAATTCGATGACagtcggcaaggctgccgccaagacagtcgctaAGACAGTCGGCCAAGTCCTTGGCAACTGCTGGCCATCTGGTCGGCCAACCAGTTCACAGACAGTCTGctagactgtcgtcaagaccgtctgcgactgtcggctaATCGGTCAGTAAAGTCGTGGTTGTCGTAAACatggcgccatttaaaaaaatgaccgctgagactcgtcttgagagtAGCTGCCAGGTTGCCGACAAAGGCGAACCCCTCTGACAATCATGGAGTCGAGTCGAGGCCGGCAGGGTATTGGGTTTTCACTTAATATATTCACTTTTAACTCATTTGTAGCAACTTACCAAATATGATTAGTGTGCAAAATTCATTTTAAACGTAATGTTCAACTCACTTTATCTTTTTCACTTGTCCTCGACCATCGCCTGAGGATTGCCACTTGTAGAAGCCGTGGGAGTCATCTTTTCGGCGATGTAGGACACTATGCAGTCCGCAAATGAACTGAATATTCGGGTGTTAACGCCGAGACTAAATTAAAATCTCCTGAGTTCCTAGTCCTCGCTGCTCGGCGCTACTAGGAGCATTTGGAATTCTTGTCAGCCATTTTTTGAAATTCGGACAATTGGTATTTTGGGATGATCCGTGTTCGGAGTATAGGGTATTTACTGTAAtaatgttattctctctctctctctctctctctctctctctctctctctctgacacacgcactagacagatagatagatggatatatattgatagatattctctctctctctctctctctctctctctctctctctcacacaaacacacacatacacacacacacacatacacacggcccggtagctcaggggtagagcgtctggctcacaattccccggccgggtgaagataagttgggtttatcttctttcacgtgtagcccctgttcacccagcagtgagtagatacgcgacgtcaggcaaggagttgtgacctcgttgtcgcggtgtgttgtgtgtgagtggtctcagttttacccaaagatcggtaccacgagctctgtgctcttccgtaggggaacggctggctgtctcgagagacccgcagcagaccaagaggtgaattacacacacacacacacacacacacacacacataggatcaGACAAATGCCCCCAACCCTAATGTTTTCCATCAACAGAGTCCACACATGGAGACTTCTAAGGTGAAACAGCTGCTGGAGGGACGATCTGCCTTTGCCCGACGGGAAGATGGCCTCGATATTTACTACGTTCAGCCTCAAGAGACGCGGCAGGATGCAGAGACAGGCGCCCGGGCGGTGCACATTGGCCGCCCAAATGGCCGTCCCACCAGGTCAGAGCTGCTGGGCCGTCTTTTCCCACAACCCTCTCCCTTGTGGGATGCAGGCTAGGAGTAGCTCGTCCATACTTTCAGTTTTTTCTTCTTGCCACTATTACAAAGAAAATCACATTCTGATGAAGCAAAAACATTACATATTGATCTCTTGCTGCAGTGTCACAGTCCAGGGCCGGATTTTCCGAATAACTAGTCATTCTAGGTTAGTACCCAGAGCCACCAGTCCAAggacaaaataaattaaaattaacAGAAAATAACGACACGATATCTCTGTTGAAGACTTGGGAAGTACtgaattcttttttcttttcaataagAATATGATCAATGATTTTTACAAGGACAGTGAAGTGAGGAGGGCCATGGAAGGCCATGGAGGCAAGATCTCTGCATTCCATAGACGGCCTTGCTGTGCTGTACGCTCTGCCTTATCACACCAACAGTTTGGTAGTTCTTGCCTGACACAGGTTCAAGTTATATTCTGGCTGGGCTATTTTGGGCTATTTTTGGCAGGGTAACTAACAATGCCTTGGCACCCCCCACCAGGTGTGTGATGCTGCTGGGAGAGACAGGTGCAGGAAAGACCACCTTCATCAACGCTGTACTCAACCACCTCTTCGGAGTGGAGTTCGCCGATTCTTTTCGTTTGCAGGtcaaagaagagatagaagatggTCGCCGGAAGACGGAGAGCCAGACAGACACCATCAATGTGTACACCATTCACTACAAGGAAGGCATGAGGCACGAGTACAACGTTGTGCTCATCGACACCCCCGGCCTGGCAGACACGCGGGGGGCACAACGCCAGGAACACGTAAAGTCTCGCTTGGAAAGGTTCCTAATGTCAGAAGATATTGGTGTTGATGAACTTCACTGTGTTGGTCTTGTTGCCAAGGCAAATGTAAACAGAGATTTTACGGATCAGAAAGCTGTGCTGGGGGAAATCATGTCATTGCTAGGAGCCAGTGTGCCAGAGATCACGTGTCTTCTTGCAACTTATGGCGTGGATGAGCCATCAGTTGATGCCGTAGTGAGGAATGCAGGAATTGCCTTCAAAAGAATGTTTCGCTTTGATAATGGTATCATCTACACTCCCCAAAAGACGACTAACACCTCAGAGAACAACCAGGCTGCTATTGCCTCCATAAggtggaaagaaatgaggaagcagTACGATGCTTTCTTCAGCCATCTGAGCCGTGCGCCGCCTGTTAGCAATAGGGTTCGCAGGGAGAAAAAACTTTTTGACACAAGCAAAAATAAtttgaaagaaggaattaaaaagcTAGCCACCTCAATAGCAGCACTTCATGTATATAAAAAACTCTACAATAAATTTGAATTACAGGAATCTGAAAATAAGGAATGGcgtaaggaagagatggaagagattaTAATTCAAGAGGATCTAAATGATACTGGAAATGGTGTTTACCCACACAACTGCAGGAAGTGTTTGGTGACCTGTCACCTCTGCAGGGGCAGCGTGGAAGACGAGGTCCTTGGTGCTACAGTTTGTGGCGCAGGTGCTATAGCTGCCGGAGCTGCTGGTGCAGTAGTCGTTGCTGAAGGGACTGCTGCAGCTGGAACAGCAGCAGTTGTAGCCACAGAAGAAGCAGCTGCAGCTGGTGCAGCATTGGCAGCCACAGAAACAGTAGCTGCAGCTGGTGCAGCATTGGCAGCCATGAACCCAGCAACATTGGCAGCCATGAACCCAGCAACATTGGCAGCTGTAGCTGGTGCAGTATTGGCAGCCACAGAAACAGTAGGTGCAGCTGGTGCAGCAGTGGCAGCCACAGAAACAGTAGGTGCAGCTGGTGCAGCAGTGGCAGCCACAGAAACAGTAGGTGCAGCTGGTGCAGCAGTGGCAGCCACAGAAACAGTAGCTGCAGCTGGTGCAGCAGTGGCAGCCACAGAAACAGTAGGTGCAGCTGGTGCAGCAGTGGCAGCCACAGAAACAGTAGGTGCAGCTGGTGCAGCATTGGCAGCCATGAACCCAGCAACATTGGCAGCTGTAGCTGCTGGTGGAGCCTTTACTGCTGCAGTGGGACTTGGACTTGGTGCAGGGTACTTTATTGCAAAAATAGTGAATGAGTCAGACTCGTGTGATATGGATACCAACACTGAGTGCACAGAAAAGGGTTGCCACCACCCTTTGTCCGATCATGTTCggatgaaaaaaattataataaaacaaaatgtgATGCGGGAGAAAATCAATGACAATATGAAGAGTCTTTATGATGCAGCTCTTTCAAAAAAATCAGAAATCATGAATAAAATCAACAAAACTGAAGAAAATATTTTGAGCCGTAGGAGAATAATTTCTCAGAACACTGTGGAGGCACTGCACCATGCAATGAGAATACAAGCATTCACTTCACAACATTTTGATTACATTGAGAATATAAATATCGAGATCATCAAGGCTGTACTAGATGGGCCTGCTATCACGCCCCATGCTCTAGAGCATGCCAATGTTCTGGACAAGGCCATGAAACAATTGGCGTCATTTGGATCACAGGAAGTTCTTGGTAAGCATGAACTTGTCGAGAAGATGTTACTGAGCGTTTACAGAAAGGACGGATAAACGGGCAATGGCATAAGTACCCAACACACCCATTGCATATGTTAAACCATGCAAAATAGCACTACGGTTCTGGAAAACCTCAGATCCATGATTGTCGTAAGTGACAACGTTTGCTTAACAAATTCAAAATCCCCCAAATTTATCTCAAGTAGCCGATAACTTTTCTTGACTTTATTAATATTGAAATTCCTTTCAGTAGTACAAACAAAAGCTTATTTTCTTGGATTTGAAAGAAGCTGGTTTTGGTGCCAATGGGAGCATTCAACAACTTCACACAAGGCTAGCATTCAGTACGTTCCTTAGCCTGTAGGCGGTATTGTTAGAGTTGTATTTCAAAGAGAATGCTTCATTCCAAAAAGTAACTTATACTTttaatactcttttttttctggaGCAAAACACTGCATGAGTAAACAACAGAATCAGAATATGaaatgatgacgtcacgtgcaacccctctataggaggggttgcacgtgacgtcatcagcagcgatcagctgatcacttctcagctgccccgcaaaggcccgccattttgggaggcacatatttgCCGCAAGAGAGCTCCTTAGCTTTTCCCCGAcatgttactgtgtgggtgggtgtgttagtggcccatctattactgtgtgggtgggtgtgttagtggtccatctattactgtgtgggtgggtgtgttagtgtccatctattactgtgtgggtgggtgtgttagtgtccatctattactgtgtgggtgtgggtgtgttagtggtccatctattactgtgtgggtgtgggtgttagtggtccatctattactgtgtgggtgtgttagtgtccatctattactgtgtgggtgggtgtgttagtgtccatctattactgtgtgggtgtgggtgtgttagtggtccatctattactgtgtgggtgtgggtgtgttagtggtccatctattactgtgtgggtgtgggtgtgttagtggtccatctattactgtgtgggtgtgggtgttagtggtccatctattactgtgtgggtgtgttagtgtccatctattactgtgtgggtgggtgtgttagtgtccatctattactgtgtgggtgggtgtgttagtggtccatctattactgtgtgggtgtgttagtgtccatctattactgtgtgggtgggtgtgttagtggtccatctattactgtgtgtgtgtgtgttagtgtccatctattactgtgtgggtgtgggtgttagtgtccatctattactgtgtgggtgtgttagtgtccatctattactgtgtgggtgtgggtgttagtgtccatctattactgtgtgggtgtgggtgttagtgtccatctattactgtgtgggtgtgggtgtgttagtggcccctctattactgtgtgggtgtgggtgttagtgtccatctattactgtgtgggtgtgggtgtgttagtggtccatctattactgtgtgggtgtgtgtgttagtgtccatctattactgtgtgggtgggtgtgttagtggcccatctattactgtgtgggtgtgtgtgttagtgtccatctattactgtgtgggtgtgtgtgttagtgtccatctattactgtgtgggtgtgggtgttagtgtccatctattactgtgtgggtgtgtgtgtgttagtgtccatctattactgtgtgggtgggtgtgttagtgcccatctattactgtgtgggtgtgggtgtgttagtgtccatctattactgtgtgggtgtgggtgtgttagcggcccatctattactgtgtgggtgtgggtgttagtgtccatctattactgtgtgggtgtgggtgttagcggtccatctattactgtgtgggtgtgggtgtgttagtggtccatctattactgtgtgggtgtgggtgttagtgtccatctattactgtgtgggtgtgggtgttagtgtccatctattactgtgtgggtgtgggtgtgttagtgtccatctattactgtgtgggtgggtgtgttagtgtccatctattactgtgtgggtgggtgtgttagtgtccatctattactgtgtgggtgtgggtgttagcggcccatctattactgtgtgggtgtgttagtgtccatctattactgtgtgggtgtgttagtgtccatctattactgtgtgggtgtgttagtgtccatctattactgtgtgggtgggtgtgttagtgtccatctattactgtgtgggtgttgccAAGTATAGGccagtgggctttttgcgaaccccttacgttcttatgttcttactaaacactgcccggggttaaattagtcatatattcattgttcttatcatcaaatatatcttgaagtttgataataaatgtatatgctgtatgtccatcatcatttaaCGGCCTAATGGGTAGTTATATAACAAAGCGTAGCCTCACTGTAcagattttttgcatattcacttagattgtgttatgaagacgggaggcacgcgccagccatcatcagggggcaggggctcagctgatcgctcgtgcctcccaaaatggctgacagctgtctttcctaaaacaaaagcgaagcggtgtgacgtcagtgcaacccctctatataCGACAACTGACAGCGCTGTCACATCCTCCGGCTCCTCGCTAAGTCACGTAATGTTTCTGTACGTCCGCCAGCAGCGCAAATCCTTACATTGTGTATATCAGATTCTCTAAATATGCTTATTTTTACCACGAGaaacaggtgatgtcacttatttttATTGCGTTAGTTCTCGTATTTATGTAttcacatatattttatggaggTGTAACTTAtattattatatctatttttattagtGAGAGATATCGTAAGTATTTAGTAAGAAATTCACTTTTTATGTGTAAGTCAGGAACCATAGACGTTTTGCGTGTGTGTATCAGTAAGTACAAGCCTAAGCACACACTTGGGCTGGAATGTTTCGTTGGTCGCATACAAGTAGCCTgtagataaagaaacaaacaaaatgcTACTTTTCATCACCGTTACCGCCGCCTGTGACACCAAGCAGCCCCTCCTCCAAGTCTGTGCCTGTGCTGCCCAGTGTTGggttgattcttttttttttttttttttttttacgttgcggcctagtgtgctggtaggcttcttcccggtggatcctgatggtcggcccaaggcttcttcccggtggatcctgatggtcggtccaaggcttcttcccggtggatcctgatggtcggcccaaggcttcttcacggtggatcctgatggtcggcccaaggcttcttcctggtggatcctgatggtcggcccaaggcttcttcctggtggatcctgatggtcggcccaaggcttcttcccggtggatcctgatggtcggcccaaggcttcttcccggtggatcctgatggttggcccaaggcttcttcccggtggatcctgatggtcggcccaaggcttcttcttcacggtggatcctgatggtcgcccaaggcttcttccggtggatcctgatggtcgcccaaggcttcttcacggtggatcctgatggtcgcccaaggcttcttccggtggatcctgatggtcggcccaaggcttcttccggtggatcctgatggtcgcccaaggcttcttccggtggggcctgatggtcgcccaaggcttcttcccgtggatcctgatggtcgcccaaggcttcttcccagtggatcctgatggtcgcccaaggcttcttccggtggttcctgatggtcggcccaaggcttcttcacggtggatcctgatggtcggcccaaggcttcttcccggtggatcctgatggtcggcccaaggcttcttcccggtggatcctgatggtcggcccaaggcttcttcccggtggggcctgatggtcggcccaaggcttcttcccagtggatcctgatggtcggcccaaggcttcttcccggtggggcctgatggttggcccaaggcttctaaCCAGCGATATAAGCAtgtttgctgacgacacaaaaATAAGTAGACTGATAAATTCAGACAACGATGCTGAAATTCTCCATGAGAAACTAAgagctgtattactaaacatttcgtcgcccaagttcacatatttaacaaggctttcgtaggagttt
This genomic window from Eriocheir sinensis breed Jianghai 21 chromosome 6, ASM2467909v1, whole genome shotgun sequence contains:
- the LOC126987269 gene encoding uncharacterized protein LOC126987269 → METSKVKQLLEGRSAFARREDGLDIYYVQPQETRQDAETGARAVHIGRPNGRPTRCVMLLGETGAGKTTFINAVLNHLFGVEFADSFRLQVKEEIEDGRRKTESQTDTINVYTIHYKEGMRHEYNVVLIDTPGLADTRGAQRQEHVKSRLERFLMSEDIGVDELHCVGLVAKANVNRDFTDQKAVLGEIMSLLGASVPEITCLLATYGVDEPSVDAVVRNAGIAFKRMFRFDNGIIYTPQKTTNTSENNQAAIASIRWKEMRKQYDAFFSHLSRAPPVSNRVRREKKLFDTSKNNLKEGIKKLATSIAALHVYKKLYNKFELQESENKEWRKEEMEEIIIQEDLNDTGNGVYPHNCRKCLVTCHLCRGSVEDEVLGATVCGAGAIAAGAAGAVVVAEGTAAAGTAAVVATEEAAAAGAALAATETVAAAGAALAAMNPATLAAMNPATLAAVAGAVLAATETVGAAGAAVAATETVGAAGAAVAATETVGAAGAAVAATETVAAAGAAVAATETVGAAGAAVAATETVGAAGAALAAMNPATLAAVAAGGAFTAAVGLGLGAGYFIAKIVNESDSCDMDTNTECTEKGCHHPLSDHVRMKKIIIKQNVMREKINDNMKSLYDAALSKKSEIMNKINKTEENILSRRRIISQNTVEALHHAMRIQAFTSQHFDYIENINIEIIKAVLDGPAITPHALEHANVLDKAMKQLASFGSQEVLGKHELVEKMLLSVYRKDG